The following DNA comes from Mucilaginibacter jinjuensis.
ATTGCTGCTGTATGCTGAAGTGCAAAACGAACTAAACGGTGCGCCAACACCGGATGCTTATGCCTCTATTAATAAGGTTCGTACAAGGGCGGGTATAGCAAACCTTACTGCCGGTTTAAGCCAGGCCAGTTTCCGTGATTCTGTTTTTCTGGAGCGGAGAAAAGAATTTATTCAGGAAGGAAACCGCTGGTTTGATCTGGTTCGTCAGGGCGAAACGGCTTTATTGACTGCTGTGCATAAACTCCCGGCAAAATCGGCAGCGAGTTCAAAAAACATCCTGTTCCCTATTCCATTGGTAGAAGTGCAGTTAAACCCGCTGCTGAAACAAAACCCGGGCTATTAATCAAAATCTGTAACCATTAAAAAATTAATTATATGACACTAACAGATGTATCAATTATTGGGAAAAAAATACTGGTTGGTATTGTAATTACACTGGTACCCTTCATAATCATTTTCGGTGGCCTGTGGCTTACGCAAAAGCTGCTGACCGGTAAGCATAAAGAACCTCAACAAATTTCGAAACCAAATTAAAACCGACATACTATGAAAATGGCAGTTGAAACCAAAGATAGGATAGTAAGGAATGTAATTCTGAGCCTCTTTATCTACATACTACCCATCGCGCTCATGTTCGCAACTTTTTACGTAAGCGGCCAACGCCCCTGGGAAAAAAAGCAACATGAAAAAGAGAACGTAAAATCTGAAAACAAGAAAAACACATTGAACAATGGAAGCAACGATTGAATTTGTAAAAAAGGGTATAGAGAACCTGAACAGTTTAGGTTTCCCTTTCCTGGTATTTTTTATCGGGGTATTAGAATTTTCATTTGGCCTTTACCGGGGCAAATGGCCTAAAAACGAACGCTGGGTTGATATTGCCTGCTTTACCTTACCAAGACTGGTTGTGCAGCCCGCATTTGCCTATTTCGGATTAAAGTTTTTACCGCTGGCCTTACCTGGATTAAAAAACGCTTTTGACTGGGTTCCTTTCTTCTGGGGATGCGCTATTATTGCCATTGCCGATGATTTAACGCAATACTGGTACCACCGTTTGCACCATGAGATTCCTTGGTTATGGCGTTTCCATCGTACGCACCACTCGGCATCGTATATGGGTATGGCCATGGCCAGCAGGCAGAATCTGTTGTATACCCTGTTCTTCTCGCAGATCTATTTAACCACTGCTTTGGTTTACCTCGGTCTGGGTATCCCGGCTGTAGTGATCCGGGCTATTAAAGGTACAATCACCACATTAGCGCACTCGAGCATCCCGTGGGATAAACCTTTTTACCAGATTAAGTGGCTTAACCCAATTGCCTGGGTATTGGAGCGTACCATATCAACCCCCGCTACGCACCATGCACACCACGCAGCAAGTACCGATGATGGTATCGGCTATTACAAGGGCAACTTCGGTAACATGTTCTTTATCTGGGATATTATTTTCGGTACAGCGCATATCTCCCGCCAGTATCCTAAAGCCTACGGTATTTCACATTACGAGGGCGACCAATGGTATGCGCAATTGCTATGGCCAATCTTTAAATCGAAGGTAGAGGGTAGTGAGCTGGCTGCCGATGGGCCGATGGTGCGTTTAGATGATCCGGTTAAGGCCATTACCTTACCTCAAAACGATAAGCCAAAAGAAGTTACAACCTATCAGCTTTCAACCGTACAATCAAGCTAAAAACAACCGACCATAAAATGAATTATTTATCACAAAATGCGAAACGAAAGTTAACCCTGCTCACGGCAGGGTTAATTTCGATTGGCTATGTATCTGCGCAAAACGTAACGCAGCAACAAGAGCCATTTAAGGGGCAGATTGGCAAAACCCTCGGCGACTCCAAAGAAGCCTGGACCACGCCCGTTAAAGCACCCAAAGGAGCCCCAAACGTTGTCTGGATTATATTGGATGATGTTGGTTTTGGTGCGTCATCTACCTTTGGCGGCATCATTAAAACGCCTGTTTTTGATACGCTGGCCAGTCAGGGTTTGCGTTATACCAATTTCCATACGGCTGGTATTTGCGCGCCAACCCGTGCTGCGTTGTTAACGGGCAGAAACCATCACTATGTACACATGGGCGGTTTTGCCCATACGGCGATGTCGGCTGGTTTCCCGGGTTGGGATGGGCGGATCCCATCTGATAAAGGTACAGTTGCCGAAATTCTGCGCGAGAATGGCTACAGCACCTTTGCTGCCGGTAAGTATGGTTTAACACCTGATGAAGATGCTACAGATGCCGGTCCGTTTGATCGCTGGCCACTGGGTAAGGGTTTCGATCATTTCTTTGGTTTCCTGGGTTCGCAGACAGATCAATACAAACCAGATCTGGTTGAGGATAACCAGCACGTAACACCTGATGGCCGCCATTTGGAGGAGCAGATCACTGATAAAGCGATTGGCTACCTCACCAAACATCGTAAAGTAGCGCCCGATAAGCCTTTCTTTTTATACTATGCACCAGCTGCAACCCATGCCCCGCACCAGGTGGCTACTGAGTGGAGCGACCAGTACAAAGGCCAGTTTGATGGTGGTTGGGATGAGTTTCGTGAAAAGGTATTTGCCAGGCAGAAAAAATTGGGCATTATCCCGGCTAATGCGGTATTGCCGGCTCGTAACCCCAACGTAACAGCATGGAATAAGCTACCTGCGGATGAAAAGAAATTGTACGCCCGTTTTATGGAAGTTTATGCTGGTTACCTAACCTATGCAGACCACGAGGTTGGCCGTTTGGTTGATTACCTGAAAACAAGTCACCAGTTGGATAACACGTTAATATTTGTAATTATAGGTGATAACGGCGCCAGTAAAGAAGGGACTTTGAATGGCGATATCGACCGCCAGGTATTCCTGCAATCATCTACACAGGAAGAAAACATCAAACATAACCTCGAAAAAATAGGGGAGATTGGTGCACCCGAAGGTACGCAGGCCAATTATCCTTTAGGCTGGGCACAGGCAGCCAATACGCCGTTTAAATACTGGAAACAGGATGCCAATTCTGAAGGTGGTACACGCAATCCATTGATTGTTTACTATCCTAAAACGATTAAAGACGGTGGTAGTATCCGTACACAATACGGCCATGTGAATGATATTTTGCCAACTACTTTAGAATTTCTGGGGATCAAAAATCCGGAATATATTAGAGGCATAAAGCAGGATACACTACAGGGTACGTCATTGGTTTATTCGTTTGATAATTCAGCCGCGCCATCAAAAC
Coding sequences within:
- a CDS encoding sterol desaturase family protein, which gives rise to MEATIEFVKKGIENLNSLGFPFLVFFIGVLEFSFGLYRGKWPKNERWVDIACFTLPRLVVQPAFAYFGLKFLPLALPGLKNAFDWVPFFWGCAIIAIADDLTQYWYHRLHHEIPWLWRFHRTHHSASYMGMAMASRQNLLYTLFFSQIYLTTALVYLGLGIPAVVIRAIKGTITTLAHSSIPWDKPFYQIKWLNPIAWVLERTISTPATHHAHHAASTDDGIGYYKGNFGNMFFIWDIIFGTAHISRQYPKAYGISHYEGDQWYAQLLWPIFKSKVEGSELAADGPMVRLDDPVKAITLPQNDKPKEVTTYQLSTVQSS
- a CDS encoding arylsulfatase, whose amino-acid sequence is MNYLSQNAKRKLTLLTAGLISIGYVSAQNVTQQQEPFKGQIGKTLGDSKEAWTTPVKAPKGAPNVVWIILDDVGFGASSTFGGIIKTPVFDTLASQGLRYTNFHTAGICAPTRAALLTGRNHHYVHMGGFAHTAMSAGFPGWDGRIPSDKGTVAEILRENGYSTFAAGKYGLTPDEDATDAGPFDRWPLGKGFDHFFGFLGSQTDQYKPDLVEDNQHVTPDGRHLEEQITDKAIGYLTKHRKVAPDKPFFLYYAPAATHAPHQVATEWSDQYKGQFDGGWDEFREKVFARQKKLGIIPANAVLPARNPNVTAWNKLPADEKKLYARFMEVYAGYLTYADHEVGRLVDYLKTSHQLDNTLIFVIIGDNGASKEGTLNGDIDRQVFLQSSTQEENIKHNLEKIGEIGAPEGTQANYPLGWAQAANTPFKYWKQDANSEGGTRNPLIVYYPKTIKDGGSIRTQYGHVNDILPTTLEFLGIKNPEYIRGIKQDTLQGTSLVYSFDNSAAPSKHTTQYYYIFGSRSIYKDGWKAEVYHHPDFNDLTKQTTYTAPAGGNNFDNDVWELYDLRTDFNERVNVAAKYPEKLNELKALFDDQAKKNNIYPLIDWEDVLKGRIHKNYKAPVEAGN